In Erigeron canadensis isolate Cc75 chromosome 6, C_canadensis_v1, whole genome shotgun sequence, the following are encoded in one genomic region:
- the LOC122604474 gene encoding ankyrin repeat-containing protein ITN1-like produces MVFRGEHKELRKEGEEWMKKAADSYTITAAIITTIVFAAAITVPGGTDGNTGRAIYATNPGFIIFVVSDAISLFTSITSLLMCLSILTTRYRDEDFLYRLPQRMMLGIAMLFISVTSMMIAFSATLYIMFAQGKTWIFFPIAALTCLPVISFVTLQLPLLFDLFSSTYGRGIFGKQSDGKSKRY; encoded by the coding sequence ATGGTGTTCAGAGGAGAGCATAAGGAATTGAGGAAAGAAGGCGAAGAATGGATGAAAAAGGCTGCAGATTCATATACAATCACAGCAGCAATTATCACAACAATAGTATTTGCAGCTGCCATTACTGTACCAGGTGGAACTGATGGCAATACCGGGAGAGCAATTTATGCCACAAATCCAGGTTTTATCATATTTGTGGTTTCGGATGCAATCTCATTGTTTACATCCAttacttccttgttgatgtgcCTTTCCATTTTAACAACGCGCTACAGAGACGAAGACTTTCTCTATCGGTTACCCCAGAGAATGATGCTTGGCATTGCTATGCTATTCATATCAGTTACCTCCATGATGATAGCCTTTAGTGCAACATTATACATTATGTTTGCACAGGGTAAAACATGGATATTTTTCCCGATAGCTGCACTAACATGTTTACCGGTTATTTCGTTCGTGACATTACAACTACCCTTGCTTTTCGATCTGTTCTCTTCCACATATGGCCGAGGAATCTTTGGTAAACAAAGTGATGGGAAGAGCAAACGATATTAA